Below is a genomic region from Lonsdalea populi.
ATCAGCGGCGAATCGCCCACGCGGCCGACCTGTTTGTTGGTCATGCCGCCGGTCGAGGTGGCGGCCGCCAGATTGCCCGCCGCATCCAGCGCCACGGCGCCGACGGTGCCGTATTTGTGATGCGGATCGATAGGATCGCCGCCGGCGGTCTCCCCCTCGCCGTCGTGATCCAGCAGGATCCTGCCGCCGCCGGCCTGCGCCTGCAACAGCTGCTGATAGCGCTCGTCGGTAGAGAAGAAATCCGGCGGCACGATTTCCAGCCCCTGCTCGCGGGCGAAGGCCTCCGCGCCCTCGGCGGTAAACATGACGTGCGGGCTCCGCTCCAGCACCTTGCGGGCGGCCAGCACCGGGTTGCGGATATGACTGACGCCGGCGACGGCGCCGGCCTCCAACGTGCGTCCGTCCATAATGGCGGCATCCAGCTCGTGCGTGCCCGAGTGGGTAAATACCGAGCCCTTGCCGGCGTTGAACAGCGGACACTCTTCCAGCCGCCGGACGGCTTCGGTGACCGCATCCAGCGCGCCGCCGTTGTCGGCCAGCACCGCCTGTCCGGCGCGGACGATCTCCTGCAGCGCGGCGCGATAGCGCTGCTCTTTCTCACTGTTCATCGCCGTGCGGGCGATAGCGCCTGCGCCGCCGTGAATGACAATTACCGGTTTCATGATGTTCCTCGTCGGGAGCGAGAGCGCGTCGTTAGTTGTTCGCGCTCCCGGTTGGCATGTCGGCTTGACGATGGCGTCAGACCGAAGGTCGGATTCAGTTCTGGGTCGAGGCCAGATAGGAGAACGCGCACAGCAGATTGACGATCTCCGCCATGCTGGGCGCGCTGTAGCTGACGGTGATCGCATCCACCCGCTCGACGTTGGGGATCAGGCAGAACAGGTCGGCCATCACCGGTTTCGCCACCATAATCTCCAGACGATAAGGCGGATGCAGGCGCGTCGTTTGCT
It encodes:
- a CDS encoding isoaspartyl peptidase/L-asparaginase family protein, with protein sequence MMKPVIVIHGGAGAIARTAMNSEKEQRYRAALQEIVRAGQAVLADNGGALDAVTEAVRRLEECPLFNAGKGSVFTHSGTHELDAAIMDGRTLEAGAVAGVSHIRNPVLAARKVLERSPHVMFTAEGAEAFAREQGLEIVPPDFFSTDERYQQLLQAQAGGGRILLDHDGEGETAGGDPIDPHHKYGTVGAVALDAAGNLAAATSTGGMTNKQVGRVGDSPLIGAGCYANNQTVAVSCTGTGEVFMRTVAAYDVSALIAYAGLTLTEATERVVMGSVAALGGSGGLIAVDAAGHIALTFNSEGMYRGYGYVGAKPVVDIYR